In one window of Mustelus asterias unplaced genomic scaffold, sMusAst1.hap1.1 HAP1_SCAFFOLD_1436, whole genome shotgun sequence DNA:
- the LOC144488283 gene encoding uncharacterized protein LOC144488283, giving the protein MGQGRTGGRKRTGTDGGTEEDRDGRKRTGTDGRGQGRTEEDRDGRKRTGTDGGTEEDRDGRKRTGTDGRGQGRTEEDRDGRGARNGTGTRGRTERDGGRLGARNGTGGTQRDGGHATGRGARNGTGGTQRDGGHAPGRGARTGTGGTQRDGGHATGRGARNGTGGTQRDGGHATGRGARNGTGGTQRDGGHATGRGARNGTGGTQRDGGHATGRGARNGTGGTQRDGGHATGRGHATGRGARNGTGGTQRDGGHATGRGARNGTGGTQRDGGH; this is encoded by the exons atggGACAGGGGCGGACGGGGGGACGGAAGAGGACAGGGACGGACGGGGGGACGGAAGAGGACAGGGACGGACGGAAGAGGACAGGGACGGACGGAAGAGGACAGGGACGGACGGAAGAGGACAGGGACGGACGGAAGAGGACAGGGACGGACGGGGGGACGGAAGAGGACAGGGACGGACGGAAGAGGACAGGGACGGACGGAAGAGGACAGGGACGGACGGAAGAGGACAGGgacggacggggggcacggaacgggacagggAC acgggggcggacggaacgggacgggggaagACTGggagcacggaacgggacggggggcacgcaacgggacggggggcacgcaacgggacggggggcacgcaacgggacgggtggcacgcaacgggacggggggcacgcaccgggacggggggcacgcaccgggacggggggcacgcaacgggacggggggcacgcaacgggacggggggcacgcaacgggacggggggcacgcaacgggacggggggcacgcaacgggacggggggcacgcaacgggacggggggcacgcaacgggacggggggcacgcaacgggacggggggcacgcaacgggacggggggcacgcaacgggacggggggcacgcaacgggacggggggcacgcaacgggacggggggcacgcaacgggacggggggcacgcaacgggacgggggcacgcaacgggacggggggcacgcaacgggacggggggcacgcaacgggacggggggcacgcaacgggacggggggcacgcaacgggacggggggcacgcaacgggacggggggcac